From a single Rosa rugosa chromosome 7, drRosRugo1.1, whole genome shotgun sequence genomic region:
- the LOC133722649 gene encoding protein SCAR2 isoform X1, protein MPLTRYQIRNEYGLADPELYKAADRDDPEALLEGVAMAGLVGVLRQLGDLAEFAAEIFHDLHEEVMATATRGHGLMVRVQQLEADFPSIEKALLSQTNHSPFFSNTGVDWHPNLRCEQNLITRGDLPRFVMDSYEECRAPPRLFLLDKFDVAGAGACLKRYTDPSFFKVESAYSLAPADMQRERKIRKVKQKKGSRWRNGETPDVLLPSHAKLHELFLEERIQNGYSDPARRVKLKKRHLNGSAVDSKTKKSYMDKFMETHSPERKLVCATSVTSPLLNLSSDNKNESGLRILDISIVSPAEKSPERSSASSSTTKHQEVVSKQSMDGLNGGSFYGKIAKGSEPNSDGGSDNSYSNLQMVAVERALEVDGEDKTEGSVEGYNSDDLPSEVDNYVDALATMDSEVDTDNDSRAKSNLGLMKVDKCRTDSDANEEEHVELQAQSLDSQSNENSSWSDEWNNSFIRDRASLHSDTLSNMVENTPSECNGAAKELPSTEACGAVDTCIQESINPDSGDISCNRLVGEMSPTQPHPDHGAKSPVASYVGPLIDETSSYKIKFGSESFDIRENGTNLDNFMTVVPDGSSQAKDEFTNTSPTLPLVEADEEDLGATSDDLPHLKNVEELASVNHSGNDSVNKVFQTQCADEDAVGSFASRKIDSPLSSIPSTEEQLFPSAMKEIQTSSGSTLLPHNSDVAKPVNRVSVVDDPVKPTAFKSGVIPWRRISRESYPGGDAPKTHGLIEQKDAPQTHVLKEQKDAPQTHVLMDQQISDLDEDMSHYEEKFKTEERSRTVDDEEIGLFTSNADSEGGDSVSIELPSNSPTYSGDGDHVLSANIEPATVHVEDVGASSAAVAKSDDVNDFIDTSPGTSNVDAEEGDSVSVELPSNSPTYSGLGNLVVSDNIVLETVHVEDLAVSSAAVAKSDDVYDIDTSPDANCSPPLNFMNLHESLPDFRDSHMKESEMDDVASPKFVSDSEMQKEASKVEVVSPDSDSDPSKSVAYNPSSSKVFDDDHNLSLDEQNEHGATVYDDPTASTSLEMSNQESELQSLDQTCGEYAVSSSTSALPEPDLQETETNLDILLELQANQVHMENLERDGASGQLEAALERSPEFQSDQLGMEDSQEDQASTNSLSSQYAQIGFPNHPDKEISKLPSMEDSQEDQASTNSLSSQYAQIGFPNHPDKEISKLPSMDHINQETCLDASSESFPEDLPSQPSTSEFFTESAGQETDLLKPKMEPLESILPNFVQPPVVNLEDTPPLPPLPPMQWRLGKMQHASPASHRDLGGVSNDSFLPMQSLKADEKAQFDLPAPQRELLQPQHPFLSLTAEDMKSQLVFGPLVGHVVPPAPFSQEPTDNDSNHQYNFPDLGGMQFSSPFIQLSKVSGDSSGHNDIDLEGEKGLSSSKPITVPGTECTTSGQDPVFSHGEIVHPQQLMPETGLELEVLKQSFDNSELEQARPLATSVTAPTMEDEQPQHSLPTTEGGKVQSTSKPLTVPGAECTTSRHDPIQPPQQLTKESEREQEKLLATSLTATTTVDEKPQHSLPTSEGETAWSSNASDVMPDSEFGKSNGTVNKIPRPRNPLIDAVAAHGQSKLKKASERIQPQIEPKVDERDLFLQQIRTKSFNLKPATVTRSTPRPNIQGHNPNLKVISLLEKKASAIRQAFVGSDEDDDESWSDS, encoded by the exons ATGCCGTTGACGCGGTACCAGATACGGAACGAGTACGGCTTGGCCGATCCGGAGCTCTACAAAGCCGCCGATAGAGATGATCCGGAGGCCTTACTCGAAGGCGTCGCCATGGCTGGACTCGTCGGCGTCTTGCGTCAGCTTGGCGACCTTGCCGA GTTTGCTGCTGAAATATTTCATGACTTGCATGAAGAAGTAATGGCAACCGCTACAAGAGGCCACGGTCTAATGGTTCGCGTCCAACAGCTTGAAGCAGATTTTCCTTCAATTGAGAAGGCACTTCTATCTCAAACGAATCATTCGCCGTTTTTTTCAAATACAG GTGTTGACTGGCATCCTAATCTGCGTTGCGAACAGAATCTGATCACCCGTGGAGACTTACCTCGCTTTGTAATGGATTCTTATGAAGAATGCCGTGCTCCTCCTCGGTTATTCCTTCTGGACAA GTTTGATGTTGCTGGGGCTGGGGCATGTTTAAAGCGATACACTGATCCGTCATTCTTTAAAGTGGAATCGGCATACTCATTAGCACCAGCAGATATGCAGAGAGAAAGGAAGATCCGTAAAGTAAAG CAGAAGAAAGGATCACGCTGGAGGAATGGTGAAACCCCAGACGTTTTACTGCCATCACATGCTAA ACTGCATGAGTTATTTCTGGAGGAGCGCATTCAGAATGGTTACAGTGACCCTGCTCGTCGTgtgaaattaaagaaaagacaTTTGAATGGATCTGCAGTTGACTCAAAAACCAAGAAAAGTTACATGGATAAATTTATGGAGACTCATTCACCAGAGCGTAAACTGGTTTGTGCAACTTCTGTTACTTCCCCGCTCTTGAATTTGAGCTCAGATAATAAGAATGAGTCGGGGCTTAGAATACTTGACATTAGTATTGTGAGTCCTGCAGAAAAGTCTCCGGAAAGGAGTAGTGCTAGTTCTTCAACTACTAAACACCAAGAAGTCGTATCAAAACAATCAATGGATGGTTTGAATGGGGGCTCTTTCTATGGAAAAATTGCCAAGGGGTCTGAACCAAATTCTGATGGTGGAAGTGACAACAGCTATTCCAACCTTCAAATGGTAGCAGTTGAGAGGGCATTAGAAGTTGATGGAGAAGACAAAACTGAAGGCAGTGTAGAGGGATACAATTCTGATGATTTGCCCAGTGAGGTAGATAATTACGTGGATGCTCTTGCTACTATGGATTCAGAAGTGGATACGGACAATGATAGCAGAGCTAAGAGCAATCTAGGCTTAATGAAGGTTGACAAATGCAGGACAGACTCTGATGCAAATGAGGAGGAACATGTAGAGCTTCAAGCTCAATCTTTGGATTCTCAATCAAATGAGAACTCTTCTTGGTCAGATGAGTGGAATAATTCATTCATAAGAGATAGAGCCAGTCTGCACTCTGACACTTTAAGCAATATGGTTGAGAATACACCTTCAGAGTGTAATGGAGCAGCTAAAGAATTACCATCCACTGAAGCTTGTGGAGCTGTGGATACATGTATTCAGGAAAGCATAAACCCTGATAGTGGAGATATATCTTGCAATAGGTTGGTTGGGGAAATGAGTCCTACACAACCACATCCAGACCATGGAGCAAAGTCACCTGTGGCTTCATATGTGGGACCTTTAATAGATGAAACATCCTCCTATAAAATTAAATTTGGTTCTGAATCATTTGACATCAGAGAAAATGGGACAAATCTGGATAATTTCATGACAGTTGTTCCTGATGGTTCTTCCCAGGCTAAGGATGAGTTCACAAATACTTCTCCTACGCTTCCTCTAGTTGAAGCAGATGAAGAAGATTTAGGTGCCACTTCTGATGATTTACCGCATTTGAAAAATGTTGAAGAATTGGCTTCTGTAAATCATAGCGGCAATGATTCTGTGAATAAAGTGTTTCAGACACAATGTGCTGATGAAGATGCTGTGGGAAGCTTCGCCAGTAGAAAGATTGATTCACCACTTTCAAGTATTCCATCTACAGAAGAGCAGCTCTTTCCTTCAGCAATGAAAGAAATACAAACATCTTCAGGTTCTACATTACTGCCTCATAATTCAGATGTTGCAAAGCCTGTCAACAGGGTTTCTGTAGTGGATGATCCTGTTAAACCAACTGCATTCAAATCTGGAGTTATACCATGGAGACGTATCTCAAGAGAGTCATATCCTGGAGGGGATGCTCCAAAGACACATGGCCTAATAGAGCAGAAGGATGCTCCACAGACACATGTCCTAAAAGAGCAGAAGGATGCTCCACAGACACATGTCTTAATGGACCAGCAAATCTCCGATTTAGATGAGGATATGTCCCACTATGAAGAGAAATTCAAAACTGAAGAGAGATCTAGGACTGTGGATGATGAGGAGATAGGCTTATTCACCAGCAATGCTGATTCAGAGGGAGGAGATTCTGTTTCTATAGAACTTCCATCAAACTCTCCAACTTATTCAGGCGATGGGGATCATGTACTTTCAGCCAATATAGAACCTGCAACAGTTCATGTAGAAGATGTGGGTGCGTCCTCTGCTGCTGTTGCCAAATCTGATGATGTCAATGATTTTATTGATACATCTCCAGGCACCAGCAATGTTGATGCAGAGGAAGGAGATTCTGTTTCTGTAGAACTTCCATCGAACTCTCCAACATATTCAGGCCTTGGGAATCTTGTAGTTTCAGACAATATAGTACTTGAAACAGTTCATGTAGAAGATCTTGCTGTGTCCTCGGCTGCTGTTGCCAAATCTGATGATGTCTATGATATTGATACATCTCCAGATGCAAATTGTTCTCCACCATTGAATTTTATGAATTTGCATGAATCTCTTCCTGACTTCAGGGATTCCCATATGAAAGAATCTGAAATGGATGATGTAGCTTCTCCAAAATTCGTGTCAGACTCAGAAATGCAAAAGGAAGCAAGTAAAGTTGAAGTTGTTTCGCCAGATTCAGATTCAGACCCAAGTAAATCAGTTGCTTATAATCCTTCCAGTTCAAAGGTATTTGATGACGATCATAACTTGTCCCTGGATGAGCAGAATGAACACGGCGCGACTGTCTATGATGACCCCACAGCCTCAACATCTTTGGAAATGAGCAATCAGGAGTCAGAGTTGCAATCTCTGGATCAGACTTGTGGAGAGTATGCTGTGTCATCATCTACCTCTGCCCTTCCAGAACCTGACCTCCAAGAAACTGAAACGAATTTAGACATTTTGTTGGAGTTGCAAGCTAATCAAGTTCATATGGAAAATTTGGAAAGAGACGGAGCAAGTGGTCAGCTAGAAGCTGCCTTAGAACGGTCGCCGGAGTTTCAGTCTGATCAACTGGGTATGGAAGATTCACAAGAAGATCAAGCTAGTACTAACTCATTAAGTTCTCAATATGCACAGATTGGATTTCCAAATCACCCAGATAAGGAGATATCCAAACTACCATCCATGGAAGATTCACAAGAAGATCAAGCTAGTACTAACTCATTAAGTTCTCAATATGCACAGATTGGGTTTCCAAATCACCCAGATAAGGAGATATCCAAACTACCGTCCATGGATCACATCAATCAAGAGACATGCTTGGATGCTTCCTCTGAATCTTTTCCTGAAGACCTTCCAAGTCAACCTTCAACTTCAGAGTTCTTTACAGAATCAGCAGGCCAGGAAACTGATCTTTTAAAGCCAAAAATGGAACCGTTAGAGTCTATTCTTCCTAACTTTGTCCAGCCACCTGTGGTCAATCTTGAGGACACGCCACCGTTGCCACCTCTACCACCTATGCAATGGAGGTTAGGAAAGATGCAACATGCTTCGCCAGCCTCACATAGAGATTTGGGAGGTGTTAGCAATGATTCATTCTTGCCAATGCAGTCACTGAAAGCTGATGAGAAAGCTCAATTTGATCTACCAGCACCGCAGAGAGAGCTACTGCAGCCTCAACACCCATTTTTATCTCTCACAGCAGAAGATATGAAGTCCCAACTTGTTTTTGGACCTTTGGTGGGCCATGTTGTGCCTCCCGCACCATTTTCGCAAGAACCAACTGATAATGATTCCAATCATCAATACAATTTTCCTGATTTAGGGGGAATGCAATTCTCAAGCCCATTCATACAACTATCAAAGGTCTCTGGTGACAGCTCTGGACACAATGACATTGATTTAGAGGGAGAGAAGGGTCTGTCTAGTTCGAAGCCAATCACAGTTCCAGGCACTGAATGTACAACATCTGGACAAGACCCTGTATTTTCTCATGGGGAAATTGTCCATCCCCAACAGTTGATGCCGGAAACAGGTTTAGAGCTTGAGGTACTTAAACAATCATTCGATAATTCAGAATTGGAACAAGCTAGACCCCTTGCCACATCTGTGACGGCACCAACCATGGAAGATGAGCAGCCTCAGCATAGTTTGCCAACAACAGAGGGAGGAAAGGTTCAGTCTACTTCAAAGCCATTAACAGTACCAGGAGCTGAATGCACAACTTCTAGACATGACCCTATCCAACCTCCGCAACAATTAACGAAGGAATCAGAAAGGGAACAAGAAAAGCTTCTTGCTACATCACTGACAGCGACAACTACAGTAGATGAGAAGCCTCAGCATAGTTTGCCAACATCAGAGGGAGAAACAGCATGGTCATCAAATGCTTCTGATGTAATGCCGGACTCAGAATTTGGAAAGTCTAATGGAACAGTGAATAAGATCCCTCGTCCTAGAAATCCCCTTATTGATGCTGTCGCTGCTCATGGCCAAAGCAAG TTGAAAAAGGCAAGTGAACGAATTCAGCCTCAGATTGAACCAAAGGTAGACGAAAGAGATTTATTTCTGCAACAGATAAGAACCAAG TCCTTCAACCTGAAGCCTGCAACTGTGACAAGATCCACACCACGACCCAACATTCAGGGTCATAATCCCAACTTGAAGGTCATCTCTCTCTTAGAGAAAAAAGCAAGTGCAATCCGCCAG GCATTTGTGGGaagtgatgaagatgatgatgagagTTGGAGTGATTCTTAG
- the LOC133722649 gene encoding protein SCAR2 isoform X2, which translates to MPLTRYQIRNEYGLADPELYKAADRDDPEALLEGVAMAGLVGVLRQLGDLAEFAAEIFHDLHEEVMATATRGHGLMVRVQQLEADFPSIEKALLSQTNHSPFFSNTGVDWHPNLRCEQNLITRGDLPRFVMDSYEECRAPPRLFLLDKFDVAGAGACLKRYTDPSFFKVESAYSLAPADMQRERKIRKVKKKGSRWRNGETPDVLLPSHAKLHELFLEERIQNGYSDPARRVKLKKRHLNGSAVDSKTKKSYMDKFMETHSPERKLVCATSVTSPLLNLSSDNKNESGLRILDISIVSPAEKSPERSSASSSTTKHQEVVSKQSMDGLNGGSFYGKIAKGSEPNSDGGSDNSYSNLQMVAVERALEVDGEDKTEGSVEGYNSDDLPSEVDNYVDALATMDSEVDTDNDSRAKSNLGLMKVDKCRTDSDANEEEHVELQAQSLDSQSNENSSWSDEWNNSFIRDRASLHSDTLSNMVENTPSECNGAAKELPSTEACGAVDTCIQESINPDSGDISCNRLVGEMSPTQPHPDHGAKSPVASYVGPLIDETSSYKIKFGSESFDIRENGTNLDNFMTVVPDGSSQAKDEFTNTSPTLPLVEADEEDLGATSDDLPHLKNVEELASVNHSGNDSVNKVFQTQCADEDAVGSFASRKIDSPLSSIPSTEEQLFPSAMKEIQTSSGSTLLPHNSDVAKPVNRVSVVDDPVKPTAFKSGVIPWRRISRESYPGGDAPKTHGLIEQKDAPQTHVLKEQKDAPQTHVLMDQQISDLDEDMSHYEEKFKTEERSRTVDDEEIGLFTSNADSEGGDSVSIELPSNSPTYSGDGDHVLSANIEPATVHVEDVGASSAAVAKSDDVNDFIDTSPGTSNVDAEEGDSVSVELPSNSPTYSGLGNLVVSDNIVLETVHVEDLAVSSAAVAKSDDVYDIDTSPDANCSPPLNFMNLHESLPDFRDSHMKESEMDDVASPKFVSDSEMQKEASKVEVVSPDSDSDPSKSVAYNPSSSKVFDDDHNLSLDEQNEHGATVYDDPTASTSLEMSNQESELQSLDQTCGEYAVSSSTSALPEPDLQETETNLDILLELQANQVHMENLERDGASGQLEAALERSPEFQSDQLGMEDSQEDQASTNSLSSQYAQIGFPNHPDKEISKLPSMEDSQEDQASTNSLSSQYAQIGFPNHPDKEISKLPSMDHINQETCLDASSESFPEDLPSQPSTSEFFTESAGQETDLLKPKMEPLESILPNFVQPPVVNLEDTPPLPPLPPMQWRLGKMQHASPASHRDLGGVSNDSFLPMQSLKADEKAQFDLPAPQRELLQPQHPFLSLTAEDMKSQLVFGPLVGHVVPPAPFSQEPTDNDSNHQYNFPDLGGMQFSSPFIQLSKVSGDSSGHNDIDLEGEKGLSSSKPITVPGTECTTSGQDPVFSHGEIVHPQQLMPETGLELEVLKQSFDNSELEQARPLATSVTAPTMEDEQPQHSLPTTEGGKVQSTSKPLTVPGAECTTSRHDPIQPPQQLTKESEREQEKLLATSLTATTTVDEKPQHSLPTSEGETAWSSNASDVMPDSEFGKSNGTVNKIPRPRNPLIDAVAAHGQSKLKKASERIQPQIEPKVDERDLFLQQIRTKSFNLKPATVTRSTPRPNIQGHNPNLKVISLLEKKASAIRQAFVGSDEDDDESWSDS; encoded by the exons ATGCCGTTGACGCGGTACCAGATACGGAACGAGTACGGCTTGGCCGATCCGGAGCTCTACAAAGCCGCCGATAGAGATGATCCGGAGGCCTTACTCGAAGGCGTCGCCATGGCTGGACTCGTCGGCGTCTTGCGTCAGCTTGGCGACCTTGCCGA GTTTGCTGCTGAAATATTTCATGACTTGCATGAAGAAGTAATGGCAACCGCTACAAGAGGCCACGGTCTAATGGTTCGCGTCCAACAGCTTGAAGCAGATTTTCCTTCAATTGAGAAGGCACTTCTATCTCAAACGAATCATTCGCCGTTTTTTTCAAATACAG GTGTTGACTGGCATCCTAATCTGCGTTGCGAACAGAATCTGATCACCCGTGGAGACTTACCTCGCTTTGTAATGGATTCTTATGAAGAATGCCGTGCTCCTCCTCGGTTATTCCTTCTGGACAA GTTTGATGTTGCTGGGGCTGGGGCATGTTTAAAGCGATACACTGATCCGTCATTCTTTAAAGTGGAATCGGCATACTCATTAGCACCAGCAGATATGCAGAGAGAAAGGAAGATCCGTAAAGTAAAG AAGAAAGGATCACGCTGGAGGAATGGTGAAACCCCAGACGTTTTACTGCCATCACATGCTAA ACTGCATGAGTTATTTCTGGAGGAGCGCATTCAGAATGGTTACAGTGACCCTGCTCGTCGTgtgaaattaaagaaaagacaTTTGAATGGATCTGCAGTTGACTCAAAAACCAAGAAAAGTTACATGGATAAATTTATGGAGACTCATTCACCAGAGCGTAAACTGGTTTGTGCAACTTCTGTTACTTCCCCGCTCTTGAATTTGAGCTCAGATAATAAGAATGAGTCGGGGCTTAGAATACTTGACATTAGTATTGTGAGTCCTGCAGAAAAGTCTCCGGAAAGGAGTAGTGCTAGTTCTTCAACTACTAAACACCAAGAAGTCGTATCAAAACAATCAATGGATGGTTTGAATGGGGGCTCTTTCTATGGAAAAATTGCCAAGGGGTCTGAACCAAATTCTGATGGTGGAAGTGACAACAGCTATTCCAACCTTCAAATGGTAGCAGTTGAGAGGGCATTAGAAGTTGATGGAGAAGACAAAACTGAAGGCAGTGTAGAGGGATACAATTCTGATGATTTGCCCAGTGAGGTAGATAATTACGTGGATGCTCTTGCTACTATGGATTCAGAAGTGGATACGGACAATGATAGCAGAGCTAAGAGCAATCTAGGCTTAATGAAGGTTGACAAATGCAGGACAGACTCTGATGCAAATGAGGAGGAACATGTAGAGCTTCAAGCTCAATCTTTGGATTCTCAATCAAATGAGAACTCTTCTTGGTCAGATGAGTGGAATAATTCATTCATAAGAGATAGAGCCAGTCTGCACTCTGACACTTTAAGCAATATGGTTGAGAATACACCTTCAGAGTGTAATGGAGCAGCTAAAGAATTACCATCCACTGAAGCTTGTGGAGCTGTGGATACATGTATTCAGGAAAGCATAAACCCTGATAGTGGAGATATATCTTGCAATAGGTTGGTTGGGGAAATGAGTCCTACACAACCACATCCAGACCATGGAGCAAAGTCACCTGTGGCTTCATATGTGGGACCTTTAATAGATGAAACATCCTCCTATAAAATTAAATTTGGTTCTGAATCATTTGACATCAGAGAAAATGGGACAAATCTGGATAATTTCATGACAGTTGTTCCTGATGGTTCTTCCCAGGCTAAGGATGAGTTCACAAATACTTCTCCTACGCTTCCTCTAGTTGAAGCAGATGAAGAAGATTTAGGTGCCACTTCTGATGATTTACCGCATTTGAAAAATGTTGAAGAATTGGCTTCTGTAAATCATAGCGGCAATGATTCTGTGAATAAAGTGTTTCAGACACAATGTGCTGATGAAGATGCTGTGGGAAGCTTCGCCAGTAGAAAGATTGATTCACCACTTTCAAGTATTCCATCTACAGAAGAGCAGCTCTTTCCTTCAGCAATGAAAGAAATACAAACATCTTCAGGTTCTACATTACTGCCTCATAATTCAGATGTTGCAAAGCCTGTCAACAGGGTTTCTGTAGTGGATGATCCTGTTAAACCAACTGCATTCAAATCTGGAGTTATACCATGGAGACGTATCTCAAGAGAGTCATATCCTGGAGGGGATGCTCCAAAGACACATGGCCTAATAGAGCAGAAGGATGCTCCACAGACACATGTCCTAAAAGAGCAGAAGGATGCTCCACAGACACATGTCTTAATGGACCAGCAAATCTCCGATTTAGATGAGGATATGTCCCACTATGAAGAGAAATTCAAAACTGAAGAGAGATCTAGGACTGTGGATGATGAGGAGATAGGCTTATTCACCAGCAATGCTGATTCAGAGGGAGGAGATTCTGTTTCTATAGAACTTCCATCAAACTCTCCAACTTATTCAGGCGATGGGGATCATGTACTTTCAGCCAATATAGAACCTGCAACAGTTCATGTAGAAGATGTGGGTGCGTCCTCTGCTGCTGTTGCCAAATCTGATGATGTCAATGATTTTATTGATACATCTCCAGGCACCAGCAATGTTGATGCAGAGGAAGGAGATTCTGTTTCTGTAGAACTTCCATCGAACTCTCCAACATATTCAGGCCTTGGGAATCTTGTAGTTTCAGACAATATAGTACTTGAAACAGTTCATGTAGAAGATCTTGCTGTGTCCTCGGCTGCTGTTGCCAAATCTGATGATGTCTATGATATTGATACATCTCCAGATGCAAATTGTTCTCCACCATTGAATTTTATGAATTTGCATGAATCTCTTCCTGACTTCAGGGATTCCCATATGAAAGAATCTGAAATGGATGATGTAGCTTCTCCAAAATTCGTGTCAGACTCAGAAATGCAAAAGGAAGCAAGTAAAGTTGAAGTTGTTTCGCCAGATTCAGATTCAGACCCAAGTAAATCAGTTGCTTATAATCCTTCCAGTTCAAAGGTATTTGATGACGATCATAACTTGTCCCTGGATGAGCAGAATGAACACGGCGCGACTGTCTATGATGACCCCACAGCCTCAACATCTTTGGAAATGAGCAATCAGGAGTCAGAGTTGCAATCTCTGGATCAGACTTGTGGAGAGTATGCTGTGTCATCATCTACCTCTGCCCTTCCAGAACCTGACCTCCAAGAAACTGAAACGAATTTAGACATTTTGTTGGAGTTGCAAGCTAATCAAGTTCATATGGAAAATTTGGAAAGAGACGGAGCAAGTGGTCAGCTAGAAGCTGCCTTAGAACGGTCGCCGGAGTTTCAGTCTGATCAACTGGGTATGGAAGATTCACAAGAAGATCAAGCTAGTACTAACTCATTAAGTTCTCAATATGCACAGATTGGATTTCCAAATCACCCAGATAAGGAGATATCCAAACTACCATCCATGGAAGATTCACAAGAAGATCAAGCTAGTACTAACTCATTAAGTTCTCAATATGCACAGATTGGGTTTCCAAATCACCCAGATAAGGAGATATCCAAACTACCGTCCATGGATCACATCAATCAAGAGACATGCTTGGATGCTTCCTCTGAATCTTTTCCTGAAGACCTTCCAAGTCAACCTTCAACTTCAGAGTTCTTTACAGAATCAGCAGGCCAGGAAACTGATCTTTTAAAGCCAAAAATGGAACCGTTAGAGTCTATTCTTCCTAACTTTGTCCAGCCACCTGTGGTCAATCTTGAGGACACGCCACCGTTGCCACCTCTACCACCTATGCAATGGAGGTTAGGAAAGATGCAACATGCTTCGCCAGCCTCACATAGAGATTTGGGAGGTGTTAGCAATGATTCATTCTTGCCAATGCAGTCACTGAAAGCTGATGAGAAAGCTCAATTTGATCTACCAGCACCGCAGAGAGAGCTACTGCAGCCTCAACACCCATTTTTATCTCTCACAGCAGAAGATATGAAGTCCCAACTTGTTTTTGGACCTTTGGTGGGCCATGTTGTGCCTCCCGCACCATTTTCGCAAGAACCAACTGATAATGATTCCAATCATCAATACAATTTTCCTGATTTAGGGGGAATGCAATTCTCAAGCCCATTCATACAACTATCAAAGGTCTCTGGTGACAGCTCTGGACACAATGACATTGATTTAGAGGGAGAGAAGGGTCTGTCTAGTTCGAAGCCAATCACAGTTCCAGGCACTGAATGTACAACATCTGGACAAGACCCTGTATTTTCTCATGGGGAAATTGTCCATCCCCAACAGTTGATGCCGGAAACAGGTTTAGAGCTTGAGGTACTTAAACAATCATTCGATAATTCAGAATTGGAACAAGCTAGACCCCTTGCCACATCTGTGACGGCACCAACCATGGAAGATGAGCAGCCTCAGCATAGTTTGCCAACAACAGAGGGAGGAAAGGTTCAGTCTACTTCAAAGCCATTAACAGTACCAGGAGCTGAATGCACAACTTCTAGACATGACCCTATCCAACCTCCGCAACAATTAACGAAGGAATCAGAAAGGGAACAAGAAAAGCTTCTTGCTACATCACTGACAGCGACAACTACAGTAGATGAGAAGCCTCAGCATAGTTTGCCAACATCAGAGGGAGAAACAGCATGGTCATCAAATGCTTCTGATGTAATGCCGGACTCAGAATTTGGAAAGTCTAATGGAACAGTGAATAAGATCCCTCGTCCTAGAAATCCCCTTATTGATGCTGTCGCTGCTCATGGCCAAAGCAAG TTGAAAAAGGCAAGTGAACGAATTCAGCCTCAGATTGAACCAAAGGTAGACGAAAGAGATTTATTTCTGCAACAGATAAGAACCAAG TCCTTCAACCTGAAGCCTGCAACTGTGACAAGATCCACACCACGACCCAACATTCAGGGTCATAATCCCAACTTGAAGGTCATCTCTCTCTTAGAGAAAAAAGCAAGTGCAATCCGCCAG GCATTTGTGGGaagtgatgaagatgatgatgagagTTGGAGTGATTCTTAG